One window of Hymenobacter canadensis genomic DNA carries:
- a CDS encoding EthD domain-containing protein: MSSELPSAAAENPRADNQHRPPVRTSYHTTTAPLIVTPTFLTRADNTPRAERPLDEGSTRTRRGDGLENPDAEPTEIALEPNPNLAYEHWDEYWRKVHGPKFAYQEPGTDNEPVLRYDQVHRFAGGPSSFFRPPYLAMITADKKLVSDPEAQVPAYQRPRFDGFAYIAYAAEADIERVLKQPQYDKRIIADEQTVFRLVTREIAREYILLPSPQHRDPLSLVKIHYRRPELSREAFQQRLLEQHAALVIAQPATHQYVRRYAQLHNIGSTQQPDPEGRPIDAVSVLSFASVNDVEDYLLTDGYRAIEADEATFIDLERSEFWTGLNYSVINRLLPELATQR; this comes from the coding sequence ATGTCTTCTGAACTGCCCAGCGCGGCCGCCGAAAACCCGCGCGCCGACAACCAACACCGCCCCCCCGTGCGCACCAGCTACCACACCACCACCGCGCCGCTCATCGTTACGCCCACCTTCCTCACGCGGGCCGATAACACGCCCCGTGCCGAGCGCCCGCTCGATGAGGGCTCCACCCGCACCCGCCGCGGCGACGGCCTCGAGAACCCCGACGCCGAGCCCACCGAAATTGCCCTCGAACCCAACCCCAACCTGGCCTACGAGCACTGGGACGAATACTGGCGCAAAGTCCACGGTCCCAAATTCGCCTACCAGGAGCCCGGCACCGACAATGAGCCCGTGCTGCGCTACGACCAGGTGCACCGCTTCGCTGGCGGCCCGTCCTCGTTTTTCCGCCCCCCTTACCTGGCCATGATTACGGCGGATAAAAAGCTGGTGAGCGACCCCGAGGCGCAGGTACCAGCCTACCAGCGCCCCCGCTTCGACGGCTTCGCCTATATCGCCTACGCCGCCGAGGCCGATATCGAGCGCGTGCTCAAGCAGCCGCAGTACGACAAGCGCATCATTGCCGACGAGCAAACGGTGTTCCGCCTGGTGACCCGCGAAATTGCCCGCGAGTACATCCTGCTGCCCAGCCCCCAGCACCGCGACCCGCTGAGCCTGGTCAAAATCCACTACCGCCGACCCGAGCTGAGCCGCGAGGCGTTTCAGCAGCGGCTGCTCGAGCAGCACGCGGCGCTGGTCATCGCCCAGCCGGCCACCCACCAGTACGTGCGCCGCTACGCCCAGCTGCACAACATCGGCTCGACCCAGCAGCCCGACCCCGAGGGCCGCCCGATTGACGCCGTTTCGGTGCTCTCCTTCGCCAGTGTCAACGACGTGGAAGACTACCTGCTCACCGACGGCTACCGCGCCATCGAGGCCGACGAAGCCACCTTCATCGACCTGGAGCGCTCGGAGTTCTGGACCGGCCTCAACTACAGCGTCATCAACCGCCTGCTGCCCGAGCTGGCCACCCAGCGCTAG
- a CDS encoding PAS domain-containing sensor histidine kinase translates to MTIPDPALPDPALPAVPTPPANAAKDPATPPVPTAQALAVTLAERDATITEQDATNEELAASNQRLVRANAELTAASAYVQTQTQALHRSQKALRQLNQQLEARVAERTGQLDAALRECRQHSATLTAVFDQTPAALCLLRGPEHRFTYFNRSFQRQYPDRVLRGRPMAEALPEAAAQGFTALLDRVYQTGEPYHGQEMPMREEGPHGPRERFFDFTYQAFRESGTVVGVAVCAFDVTEQVRVREQVAVAIFRGPRCIIEMANPAVCAIWGRTAEQVVGKPLFEALPDAAGQGFEELLAGVLATGVPFVAKELPVTLVRAGHRDTVYCNFVYQPLLDAQGSISGITLVATDVSEQVRARQHLEALGRELAEAYATLQVAHVDTELANAALSQRNQHLRATNEDLDNFVYAASHDLKLPVLNLAGLFDELRRGVTFADPAEEATLVPLIQEALQQLGTTLDDLSALGQVQQAAHAVAEPVALAEVVADVLLTLEPQVRAARARVTTDFTALPVVAYSQSGLRTIVLNLLSNALKYADPARPARVHVSLWLDAGQPVLWVKDNGLGFDATAHGPELFQLFRRFHDHTEGTGVGLYLVNRLVQARGGRIEVDSRVGEGATFRVYLGGNQ, encoded by the coding sequence GTGACGATTCCCGACCCTGCGCTTCCCGACCCTGCGCTTCCCGCCGTGCCCACGCCGCCCGCGAATGCCGCAAAAGACCCCGCTACGCCACCAGTCCCCACCGCCCAAGCCCTGGCCGTTACCCTGGCAGAGCGGGACGCTACCATCACCGAGCAGGATGCCACCAACGAGGAGCTCGCCGCAAGCAACCAGCGCCTCGTCCGAGCTAATGCCGAGCTAACCGCCGCCAGCGCCTACGTGCAGACGCAAACCCAGGCCCTGCACCGGAGCCAAAAAGCCCTGCGCCAGCTCAACCAGCAACTGGAAGCCCGCGTGGCCGAGCGCACCGGCCAACTGGACGCCGCCCTGCGCGAGTGCCGGCAGCACAGCGCTACCCTGACCGCCGTATTCGATCAGACCCCGGCCGCCTTATGTCTGCTGCGCGGCCCGGAGCACCGGTTCACCTACTTCAACCGCAGCTTCCAGCGCCAATACCCCGACCGGGTGCTGCGGGGCCGCCCGATGGCCGAGGCCCTGCCCGAAGCCGCCGCCCAGGGCTTCACCGCCCTACTCGACCGGGTGTACCAGACCGGCGAGCCGTACCACGGCCAGGAGATGCCCATGCGCGAAGAAGGGCCGCACGGGCCGCGGGAGCGGTTTTTTGATTTCACCTACCAGGCCTTTCGCGAAAGCGGCACGGTGGTGGGCGTGGCCGTGTGCGCCTTCGACGTAACGGAACAGGTGCGGGTGCGCGAACAGGTGGCCGTGGCCATCTTCCGGGGGCCGCGCTGCATCATCGAGATGGCCAACCCGGCCGTGTGCGCCATTTGGGGGCGCACGGCCGAACAGGTCGTGGGCAAGCCCCTATTCGAGGCTCTGCCCGACGCGGCGGGGCAGGGCTTCGAGGAGTTACTGGCCGGGGTGCTGGCTACGGGCGTGCCCTTCGTGGCGAAGGAATTGCCCGTTACCTTGGTCCGTGCCGGGCACCGCGACACCGTGTACTGCAACTTCGTGTACCAGCCCCTGCTCGACGCGCAGGGCAGCATTAGCGGCATCACGCTGGTGGCCACCGACGTGAGCGAGCAGGTGCGGGCCCGGCAGCACCTCGAAGCGCTGGGGCGGGAGCTGGCCGAGGCCTACGCCACGCTGCAGGTGGCGCACGTGGACACGGAGCTGGCCAACGCGGCGCTGAGCCAGCGCAACCAGCACCTGCGGGCCACCAACGAGGATCTGGACAACTTCGTGTACGCCGCCAGCCACGATCTGAAGCTGCCCGTGCTCAACCTGGCCGGCCTCTTCGACGAGCTGCGCCGGGGCGTCACCTTCGCCGACCCGGCCGAAGAAGCCACGCTGGTACCCTTGATTCAGGAGGCCCTGCAGCAGCTTGGCACCACCCTCGACGACCTCTCGGCCCTGGGTCAGGTGCAGCAGGCGGCTCACGCCGTGGCCGAGCCCGTGGCGCTGGCCGAGGTGGTGGCGGACGTGCTGCTCACACTTGAGCCGCAGGTTCGGGCCGCCCGGGCCCGCGTCACCACCGATTTTACGGCCCTCCCGGTGGTGGCCTATTCCCAGTCCGGCCTGCGCACCATTGTGCTCAACCTGCTCAGCAACGCGCTCAAGTACGCCGACCCGGCCCGCCCGGCCCGCGTGCACGTCTCGCTCTGGCTCGACGCCGGCCAGCCGGTGCTCTGGGTGAAGGACAACGGCCTGGGCTTCGATGCCACGGCCCACGGCCCCG
- a CDS encoding chemotaxis protein CheB encodes MAFPTRTKTRRHHRDIVVIGASAGGVSALLALVKTLPADFPAPIFVVQHLAPDSPSILPQLLGFVSALRVKHPQDGETVEAGVIYVAPPDHHLLLEDDRVLVARGPKENRFRPSIDALFRSAAYTYGPRVIGVVLTGYLDDGTSGLWSVQRMGGLTIVQDPLDAEQPSMPTNALEFVQADHLVPLAGLGALLARLTTEASPAKPRLPADQLELLKIELTIAKQGGGFELGIIDKGQLTPFTCPDCHGALTQLIEGKLIRYRCHTGHAYTVSALLSEVTESVESLLYQSMRGLEETKMLLQNIAGQFADNEQPEVAALFLRKADETGRQARVVHQSILKQEALSGDLQFQKNKLPHAGA; translated from the coding sequence ATGGCCTTCCCTACCCGCACCAAAACCCGTCGCCACCACCGGGACATCGTCGTCATCGGGGCTTCCGCTGGGGGCGTCTCGGCGCTGCTGGCCCTGGTGAAAACCCTGCCGGCGGATTTTCCGGCCCCAATTTTCGTGGTGCAGCACCTCGCGCCGGATTCGCCCAGCATCCTGCCGCAGCTACTTGGCTTCGTCTCGGCGCTGCGGGTCAAACACCCCCAGGACGGCGAAACAGTGGAGGCCGGGGTCATTTACGTGGCCCCACCCGACCATCACCTGCTGCTCGAAGACGACCGGGTACTGGTGGCGCGGGGCCCGAAGGAAAACCGCTTCCGGCCTTCCATTGACGCGCTGTTCCGCTCGGCGGCCTACACCTACGGCCCCCGCGTGATTGGCGTGGTGCTCACCGGCTACCTCGACGACGGCACCTCCGGGCTGTGGAGCGTGCAGCGCATGGGCGGGCTGACCATCGTGCAGGACCCGCTCGACGCCGAGCAGCCCTCGATGCCCACCAACGCGCTGGAGTTCGTGCAGGCCGACCACCTCGTGCCCCTGGCCGGGCTGGGCGCGCTGCTGGCCCGCCTCACCACGGAGGCCTCGCCGGCCAAGCCTCGCCTGCCCGCCGACCAGCTGGAGTTACTGAAAATCGAGTTGACCATTGCCAAGCAGGGCGGCGGCTTCGAGTTGGGCATCATCGATAAAGGCCAGCTCACCCCCTTCACCTGCCCGGACTGTCACGGCGCCCTCACCCAGCTCATCGAGGGCAAGCTGATTCGCTACCGCTGCCACACGGGCCACGCCTACACCGTCAGCGCTTTGCTGAGCGAAGTCACCGAGTCGGTGGAAAGCCTGCTCTACCAGTCTATGCGGGGCCTGGAGGAAACCAAGATGCTACTCCAGAATATCGCGGGGCAGTTCGCCGACAACGAGCAGCCCGAGGTGGCCGCCTTGTTCTTGCGCAAAGCCGACGAAACCGGCCGCCAGGCCCGGGTCGTGCACCAGTCCATTCTCAAGCAGGAAGCCCTCAGCGGCGACCTGCAGTTCCAGAAAAACAAGCTCCCGCACGCCGGCGCCTGA